The candidate division WOR-3 bacterium genomic interval TCTTCGGTCTCCGGTCTTCAGTCTTGTGCAGGCAGAAAGGCACACAGATTAAGCCGTTCATTCTGACTTTCCTTTCTGTCATTCCGACCGGAGTGGAGGAATCCCTCACCATCTTTTCAAGCCTGGACCTTAGTTTTTGTTTTTGCTCTTTGAAAATCTGTAGTGTTACTCTATAACTAAGACTTTGCGGGTGATGCTCTGATTGCCTTTGGTAAGACGGAGAAAATAGGCGCCGGGTAAAATGGCGGTTGTATTCCACAACCTTTCAGGTTCAGCAACAACCCGACCGGATACATCAACAACCTGCACCTTTGTTCCATCTGGCAATCTATCCAGCCCTATTGTCTTTCCCCTTGCCACAACCGACGGGCTGATACTGACTCTCTCTAGTTGTCTTAACTGCCGCTCAGCAATGCCAACCTGGCAGTATTCGTAAATAATTGTATAGGGTGTTCGTCTGACGATTAGTTCATCTTTGCCGTCGCCTGTGATGTCGCAGAAGCCAATTTCCTCCTCGTGGTTATGGAGGGCATAGAACTGCTGATACTGGTTATCGCCGGTGCAGCGGAAAAGCCTAACTGAGTCGCCGTCTGCAATAGCAAACTCATTTATGCCATCGCCGTCCACATCTCCAACTACAATCGTCCTGTCAGGCGCGCTCGGTCCAATCAGAATGGTATCCCAGACAACCGCGAATGTGTCTGAACCGACCATTTCTACTACGGTCAAAAAGGCAGGGATTTCCTTTGAAGCGCAAATTGCCTCGGGCAGCCCATCGCCATCCATATCCGGGGTGCAGGCAAGGGCAGAGACAATCCGTTCTGCGGTATAAGTGGAACAGGATGAGAGATAGTTGAACGAGTCGTTGCCAACCGCTTCATAGAAGTAGAGGATACCGTCCATATTCAAGAAGAGCAGTTCGGGTTTGCCGTTTTGGTTCATATCATAGGCGACAGATGCCTGAACACAGGTGATTGATGAGGGACGAAAGGTATCTTTGAGTGAGTAGGAGTTATCACCTGTGCATTCAAGCCTGAAGGCGCGATTGATGTTCGGAGTAGCAAACACAATTTCACGGAAGGAGTCCTGGTCAAGGTCGGCAACAACGGGGCGGTAGGTGAGTGGAAAAGTGCGTGCTTCCCATACACGAGATAATGGCAAAGATGCGGAATCTCGACTTTCGTAGATTTGGGCGTAC includes:
- a CDS encoding T9SS type A sorting domain-containing protein, with the translated sequence MAVHILFPVLLTLTSYTDSFEFREYTRIPFTNDKGVVCGDGDHDGLIEIYAFPEIPPSREFYAIELNGTQYDTVRIPGLNDCAAYLIGDFDSDGLSDLFVYAQIYESRDSASLPLSRVWEARTFPLTYRPVVADLDQDSFREIVFATPNINRAFRLECTGDNSYSLKDTFRPSSITCVQASVAYDMNQNGKPELLFLNMDGILYFYEAVGNDSFNYLSSCSTYTAERIVSALACTPDMDGDGLPEAICASKEIPAFLTVVEMVGSDTFAVVWDTILIGPSAPDRTIVVGDVDGDGINEFAIADGDSVRLFRCTGDNQYQQFYALHNHEEEIGFCDITGDGKDELIVRRTPYTIIYEYCQVGIAERQLRQLERVSISPSVVARGKTIGLDRLPDGTKVQVVDVSGRVVAEPERLWNTTAILPGAYFLRLTKGNQSITRKVLVIE